DNA sequence from the Nicotiana tomentosiformis chromosome 3, ASM39032v3, whole genome shotgun sequence genome:
GACCAGATCCAAAGTCAACAACATCAATTTCTCCACCTTGAACTTATCCTTGAAGAATATCCTCTCAACAAATATTCCCTACAAGAAGATGAATACAGACCTATTCTCTCAGAGGATGAGATGATAGGTGAATTTGAATATGAGGATGAAGAAATTGAAGCATTAGAAAAGTGGCAACATTGTGACCTCTTAATTGCTGCAGTAAATGGAATACCAAATCAGGAAGAAAACAGAATctcccaaaaatccaaaataagaCCTTCACCAAGGCTTACAAGGAGCAAAGCTGCCTCAAGCAATAGTGTACCACCAAACTACAAACTACCCTCCCTCTTTTAAACGATTAGTACACTCACTTTGAATGTCAGAGGCATCAGGACCTTTGGAGCCATTTAGAGACTAAGAATCCTCAGAAAACTCCAAAATATCTCCCTCATTGCTGTCCTGGAACCTCTCCTCCAAAATCCAACTCTCATGAATGGCACACTCCTAAATCATTTCAAAATCTAACTCTCCATGCATCATGCCATCTCAAACTCTAACAACAAAATCTGGATTTTTTGGGATCAAGAATTGACTGGGACTATTCTTGAATCAGATGAACAGCAGGTCACAATGGAACTAAAGCGTGTGGAAGCAAGTGACACCTTTCACATATCTTTCATTTATGCCAAATGTAAACTCCTCCTGATAAGACCACTATAGTATAGTTTAAGGCTCAAATCTACTGCTACAGATGTCCCTTGGTGTGCAGTTGGTGATTTTAATGTTGTAGCATCCGTTAAAGAAAAGATTGGGGGAATTCCATACCAAATCAATAAGAGTATTGAGTTCCTTAACATGATTGAAGACTGTGGATTCACTGATCTAGGATTCTATGGTCCAAGGTACACTTGGTCTAATGGAAGGGGCCCATGTTCCATTGTTTGGAAAAGATTGGACAGAGGTCTTGTGAATGACAATTGACTAGCTTCTTTCCCTGCAACAAGCATCACTTATCTTTCCTCTTCTAGTTCTGACCATTCTCCCCTCCTCATGGACATGAATGTAAGACCAGACAATAAAAAAAGATACTTCAAATTCCTAAACTGCTGGATCAACAATGAAATCTTTATGTCTTTGGTCCAAGCCATTTGGAACAAGCGCGTGTAAGGAAATTCCATGTGAATATTTCACCAGAAGACTAAAAACCTATGCTTTGCCTTTAGTAAATGGTCAAGATAGGAATATGGTCATATTTTCCAAAAGGTCAAAGAATTTGAGGACAAAGTAAGAACAGTTAAAGAGACCTGGGCACAAACCAACTTGGAATCTAACAGAATAAAGCTAGAGGAACTCAATGCCCAGTACATCAGACACATAAATATTGAGGAGTCGGTCTTGAAACAGAAAACACAACTTCAATGGTTCAAAGAAGGTGATGCAAACTCCAGATACTTTCATAACTTAATCACAGGTAGGAGAAGAAAGTTGTACATTCATAAGATCAAAATCAGTAAAGATGAATGGGTACAAGGTGATGAATCCATTGGAGAGGCTGCTTGTGATCACTTTAAGAACTTATTCACTGAGCCTGGTGGTGCCATTAGGGATAGTATACTCTCTTGCATTCCTACTCTGGTAACCCTTGAAGACAATGATATTCTCACCCAAGATCCCACTATACAAAAAATCAAAGATGTAGTTTTCTCAATGAATCCAACAAGTGCAGCTGGTCTTGATGGACTTAATGAAAAACCTTTCTAACATTGTGGGGACATCATTAAAACTGACCTTCTTAATGTGGTCAATGCCTTCTTTTGTGGTGCCACTATGCCCAGACATATGACCCAAGCATGCATTGTACTACTTCCCAAAGTAGAATTCCTTAACTCCTTCTCAGAATTCAGGCCAATCAGTTTAAGCAACTTCATCAACAAAATTATCTCAAAAGTCAAGATTTGCACCAATATTGCCCAGAATCATATCTCCAAATTAGACTGGGTTTGTTAAGGGAAGAAGCATTTATGAAAATATTATTCTTTCCCAAGAGGTTGTTGAGGGAATCAAAAAACCAAACATTGGAGCCAATGTGATGATCAAACTTGATATGACTAAAGCATATGACAAAGTCACCTGGTACTTTACCTACATCATGATGAGGAGATTAGTCTTTAGTGAAATGATCATTGACATGGTATGGAGAATTCTCTCAAACAATTGGTACACAGTAATTGTGAATTTCACCAGATGTTGTTCCTCCAACTCTACTAGAGGCCTCAAGCAAGGAGACCACTTGGCCCCTACACTCTTCATTCGGGGTGCAAAACTTCTCTATAGGATGTTGAACAACCTCACTCATGACCAACTTTTCAATGGCTTTTACATGGAAAGGAGAGGTCCTCAAATCACCCATTTGAGCTTTGCTGATGACATTATAATCTTCATCTCTGGTATCAAAGTTTCTCTTCAAAAAGTCATGGATATCCTCCAATCCTATGAAGACACTTCTGGCCAACTGATCAATAAGAACAAAAGTCACTTCATGACCTCATCCTGTTTCTTCCAATACACTAACAGGAGAATCCAACAAATCACTGGCTTCTCCAGAAAAGACTCCCCAATTACTTACCTTGGTTGTCCCCTCTACATAGTTAGGAAGCGAATTGTCCATTTTAATTCCCTCATATCCAAAGTAGTTAGAAGAATAAAAGGATGGCATGGTAGAATGTTGTATTACGGTGGAAGAGCAACATTGATCAAACATGTTCTCCAATCTCTCCCCATCCATCTCCTCTCAGCAGTCTCTAACCCTAAAACTGTGATCAAACAAATTGAAAAGCTTGCTCCAAACCTTTTCTGGGGTATAGATAATGATAGAAATAAATACCACTGGGCATCTTGGCAAAAGCTTTCTAAACCCAAAAATGAAGGAGGAATTGGTTTCAGAATCATTGAGGATGTTTGCAAATCCACGGAGTTCAAACAATTGTGGCTCTTCAGAATAAAGGACACTCTTTGGAGTAATTTTCTCATTTGTTAAAGTCAACAGTGGCGGTAGTGCCTTAAACAACCCTGGCAAGATTGGTGTTGGTGTCATCATCAGAGATTCAGAAGGCCACTTCATACATGCTATAGCCAGTCCTCTTGGTGAAGTATCCAACAATCTTGCAGAAACTCAACCAGCAGTCTTGGGCATGTAGTGGTGTCTAGCCAATGGCATCACCAAAATTCACATAGAAGCTGATTCGGCATTGCTTATTCATTGGCTTAACCACACCTCAACTCCTCCTTGGAATCTAGACACCGAATTACAAAACCTCAAAGAACGATATAGGTTGTATGAAAAGTTCAAATGCTCCCATGTTTACAGAGAGGCAAACTTCCCTGCAGATTCACTGTCCAAAATCAGTCACAACCTCCCCACCATAACACACTACCACTGTCTAAATTAACTACCTGAACACATAAGAGGTCAAATTCATTTAGACAGAATTGGCACCCCTTCTTTCAGACATAGACAAACCAAGAAATTCCAAACCCGATCTCAACAGGCTTCAACCTCCTCTCATGATCATGGTAGACACACACACATCTAGAGAAGTTGCTCCAATTATCCAACCAAATGCAATCATAACCATAACTGCCCCCTCCCACTTCATTCTTAAAAGTAGATCACCTCTAGTTCAACTCATATCATAGCCCCCTTACTTTACATAAACAACTCCACATCACTAATCTCACACCCCACACACAACCACCAATCCAAAAACACATACAGACTCTGTATTTTGCATTCTGCagatcccctctccaaatcacaAAACACACACAATCACAATCCTACACCACAAGTCCAAACACACAACCCTACAAATCTCTACCTCCCTCCCCCATTCACTACCTACACATCAACCCCACCAAGCACCAAGAGCATCACCATTCATCATACCCCAGCAAAATAAAAACTTGACCACTCCTTTCTCTAACACTGTTTTCTCTTTTGAAGGAAGTCTGATCATTTCATGGCTTAAATATTTGATGTATCCCAGTTTGTGATATTAGCAACAATGCTCAATCTACTGAGGAGACACCAATGGCAAATAAGCCAATTAGAATACCTGAGAAGGCCAAGAATACAATACTATCTAGGAAGAAACCAGGAATCCTGGTTTTTCAATTGTAGGTCATCAACAACACAACACCTACTGCAACAACACCAATTGCACCATGTCAGTAACAACCCAATCATCAATTACCCCTCTCTCACTATTGAAATTGCTCCAGAAGAAGACTTTCAGAAGTCACCACTGACCTCTAACCTACAACCCTTCCTTCTGAACCAAATGTAACACATACATCCCACCAAAACCTCAATGAACCACTCTCACATACACTCATTCCCTCCTCCAACTTGCCTCAGTCCACACAAGAACATGAAGACAATCATCCAGAAACcccacaagaaaaagaaagcaagaaaacaaggcaaa
Encoded proteins:
- the LOC138908600 gene encoding uncharacterized protein; this translates as MELKRVEAIGDFNVVASVKEKIGGIPYQINKSIEFLNMIEDCGFTDLGFYGPSITYLSSSSSDHSPLLMDMNEYGHIFQKVKEFEDKVRTVKETWAQTNLESNRIKLEELNAQYIRHINIEESVLKQKTQLQWFKEGDANSRYFHNLITGRRRKLYIHKIKISKDEWVQGDESIGEAACDHFKNLFTEPGGAIRDSILSCIPTLVTLEDNDILTQDPTIQKIKDVVFSMNPTSAAGLDGLNEKPF